The Nostoc sp. 'Lobaria pulmonaria (5183) cyanobiont' genome window below encodes:
- a CDS encoding alpha/beta hydrolase, producing the protein MKINKLLISLVGAIALLTSAGYYYVFILGAPQLDPPKKEANTGLKFQLATFNSQAMGAVRKYGVILPPSYSKNPQKRYPVIFLLHGGHDDARAYANKYALLDVLHELYQSGKLPPSIVITPDGNDNRGSSPLYDPDYFDGPNGKVGTLIGSELVQVVKSRYRTLEKPQFWALGGLSSGGWGAFNIGLRYLNNFQILFSHSGYFTDDSGSQNSPQQIVQQLPVKDRKRLRIYLDAGVNDTNLLASTKVFNETLNKLGIAHVFYAFPGGHGLSGADIGWNYFHKHLKDSLSYVGKQFQKLGVRS; encoded by the coding sequence ATGAAGATTAATAAATTGTTAATTAGCTTGGTAGGAGCGATCGCACTCCTTACTAGCGCTGGTTATTATTATGTATTCATCTTAGGTGCGCCACAACTAGACCCACCCAAAAAAGAGGCAAATACTGGGCTAAAGTTTCAATTAGCAACCTTTAACTCCCAAGCAATGGGTGCAGTCCGTAAGTACGGCGTGATTTTGCCCCCTAGTTATAGCAAAAATCCGCAAAAGCGCTACCCTGTGATATTCTTACTACACGGAGGTCATGATGACGCTCGTGCTTACGCTAATAAATACGCACTTTTAGACGTATTGCATGAACTTTATCAAAGTGGAAAATTACCGCCATCGATTGTGATTACACCTGATGGTAATGATAATCGCGGTTCTAGTCCTTTATACGACCCCGATTATTTTGATGGGCCGAATGGCAAAGTAGGGACTTTGATTGGTTCAGAATTAGTACAAGTTGTCAAATCGCGCTATCGCACTTTGGAAAAACCCCAATTTTGGGCGCTAGGAGGTCTATCTTCTGGAGGATGGGGGGCATTTAATATTGGATTACGCTATCTCAACAACTTCCAGATTTTGTTTAGCCATAGCGGTTACTTTACTGATGACAGCGGCTCACAAAATAGTCCTCAACAAATTGTGCAACAGCTACCAGTTAAAGATAGGAAGCGATTGCGTATTTATCTAGATGCGGGTGTGAACGATACTAATTTGCTAGCTTCTACCAAAGTTTTCAACGAAACCTTAAATAAATTAGGCATTGCTCACGTATTTTATGCATTTCCTGGAGGTCATGGTTTGTCTGGTGCAGATATTGGCTGGAACTACTTTCACAAACATCTAAAAGATTCACTATCCTATGTCGGAAAACAATTTCAAAAGTTAGGAGTTAGGAGTTAA
- a CDS encoding alpha/beta hydrolase, producing MNYKQSKILLLFSVLTLVGCNFSQGVVAKPPQQQDLQTTPSVLPTQRNTSNSATPLTYKIETYDSKVMGASRTYGVSLPPGYEQNSKQRYPVIFLLHGGHGDPSSWFIQNKGQALKTVEQLYTTGKLPPSIIITPDGNDKRGSSPYQDPEYIDGPNGKVSTAVGDELVKVVQSRYRTINNPDFWAIGGLSSGGWGAINVGLHNVDRFSILFSHSGYFKDKSGPANSPISYIKTIPFQAQKKLKIYLDSGTSDTDELGEAERFSKVLNQLKIYNSFRQFPGSHTWQYWRKHLADSLTFVGEQFRRASETANMPANLSINHHKNNQNN from the coding sequence ATGAACTACAAACAATCTAAAATTCTCTTGCTATTTTCAGTATTAACCCTAGTTGGCTGTAATTTCTCTCAAGGTGTCGTCGCAAAACCACCGCAACAGCAGGATTTACAAACAACGCCTTCTGTTCTTCCAACCCAGCGCAATACTAGCAACTCAGCAACTCCCCTAACCTATAAAATTGAAACCTACGATAGTAAAGTAATGGGTGCAAGTCGCACTTATGGCGTTTCTTTACCTCCTGGCTATGAGCAAAACTCAAAACAAAGGTATCCTGTAATCTTTCTCCTCCACGGTGGACATGGTGATCCCAGTAGTTGGTTTATTCAGAATAAAGGACAAGCTCTCAAGACTGTAGAACAACTTTATACTACAGGTAAGTTGCCACCCAGCATCATCATTACACCAGATGGCAACGACAAGCGTGGCTCTAGCCCCTACCAAGATCCCGAATATATCGATGGCCCTAACGGTAAAGTCTCTACAGCCGTAGGCGATGAATTAGTAAAAGTTGTACAAAGCCGTTATCGTACAATAAATAATCCAGATTTTTGGGCGATAGGTGGTTTATCTTCTGGTGGTTGGGGAGCAATCAATGTCGGATTACACAATGTAGATCGTTTCTCAATTTTATTTAGTCATAGTGGCTATTTTAAAGATAAAAGTGGGCCAGCAAATAGCCCAATATCTTATATTAAAACCATTCCCTTTCAAGCTCAAAAAAAGCTGAAAATATATCTGGATTCGGGTACATCAGATACTGATGAACTCGGCGAAGCAGAGCGATTTAGTAAAGTCCTAAATCAGTTGAAAATTTACAATTCATTTCGCCAGTTTCCTGGCAGTCACACTTGGCAATACTGGCGGAAACATTTAGCCGATTCATTGACATTTGTCGGCGAACAATTTCGACGAGCTTCAGAAACAGCAAATATGCCTGCTAATTTAAGTATTAATCATCATAAAAATAATCAAAATAATTAG
- a CDS encoding lysylphosphatidylglycerol synthase domain-containing protein gives MLKKLRLNFSSLFGLLLLVLSLWAIAHELHEYNYRDILNSLAAIPKSRLSWAIWLTALGYLVMIGYDILGFNYINRSLSWNKIAFTNFISSAFSNTIGFALLTGSAIRYRFYASWGVSAVAIAQVIAFANFTFWLGMFAVAGLLFLINPLKIPTQLHLPFATVRPIGVIFLLLVAAYLLGSIFIKQPLIIRGHEFRFPSFNISLAQIAISSFDWILAAAVLYALLPSNISLSYLDFLGIYLLAMFAGVVSNVPGGLGVFETIILLILSSKVSAAAILGSMLAYRGVYYFLPLLVAAGLLGLYEIRFRAGN, from the coding sequence ATGCTTAAAAAGCTGCGACTCAATTTTAGTTCTTTGTTTGGCTTGTTACTGCTGGTGCTTTCTCTGTGGGCGATCGCTCACGAATTGCATGAGTATAATTATCGTGATATCCTCAATTCTCTAGCTGCTATTCCCAAAAGTCGTTTAAGTTGGGCAATTTGGCTGACAGCTTTGGGCTATCTAGTGATGATTGGGTACGATATCTTAGGTTTTAACTACATTAATCGTTCCCTAAGTTGGAATAAGATTGCTTTCACTAACTTTATTAGCTCTGCATTTAGTAATACCATCGGTTTTGCCTTGCTAACTGGCAGTGCTATCCGTTATCGATTTTATGCTAGTTGGGGAGTGTCAGCAGTTGCGATCGCTCAAGTAATTGCTTTCGCCAATTTTACTTTTTGGTTGGGGATGTTTGCTGTTGCAGGTTTATTGTTCCTCATCAACCCCTTGAAGATTCCCACTCAATTACATTTACCTTTTGCTACTGTGCGTCCCATTGGCGTAATTTTTCTACTATTAGTTGCGGCTTATTTACTAGGAAGCATTTTTATTAAACAACCATTAATAATTCGTGGACATGAATTTCGATTTCCTTCTTTTAACATATCCTTGGCTCAAATAGCAATTTCTAGTTTTGACTGGATTCTGGCGGCAGCAGTTCTTTATGCTTTACTTCCTAGCAATATATCTTTGTCATATCTAGACTTTTTGGGCATTTATTTACTAGCGATGTTTGCAGGTGTGGTTAGTAATGTCCCCGGTGGTTTGGGAGTATTTGAAACTATAATTTTGCTGATTCTTTCCTCAAAAGTTTCGGCGGCGGCAATTTTGGGTTCAATGTTAGCTTATCGGGGAGTCTATTATTTCTTACCTTTGCTAGTAGCAGCAGGCTTACTAGGACTTTATGAAATTAGATTTAGAGCAGGGAATTAA